One segment of Halobaculum sp. CBA1158 DNA contains the following:
- a CDS encoding SHOCT domain-containing protein → MPTNSDDTRLVTLLLVIIGAVFIVPLFFMGFGMMGFGPMMGGTWGGHMWGDGTMPGWMFIVGIVMQLLFLAALVGGGYLIYRAITGSESSSNQALEELRLAYARGDLTDEEYEQRREALERDT, encoded by the coding sequence ATGCCGACAAATTCAGATGACACGCGACTTGTCACGCTCCTTCTCGTTATCATCGGCGCCGTATTCATCGTCCCGTTGTTCTTCATGGGCTTCGGAATGATGGGGTTCGGTCCGATGATGGGTGGTACGTGGGGCGGTCATATGTGGGGCGACGGGACGATGCCTGGCTGGATGTTCATCGTCGGCATCGTGATGCAGTTACTGTTCCTCGCCGCCCTCGTCGGCGGTGGCTACCTCATCTACCGCGCGATTACGGGAAGTGAGAGTAGCTCAAACCAAGCCCTCGAGGAGCTCCGGCTCGCCTACGCCCGCGGTGATCTGACCGACGAGGAATACGAACAGCGACGCGAAGCACTCGAACGAGATACCTAG
- a CDS encoding DNA-binding protein, which produces MSNGSDPTAVLTALDRAQDAFEMVGRGRTAFEDGISADEDWKTQLTKACRLLEVVDTLQSQDGYYTAVIEVCFGAIERSIEAYALAMTNDTLQDFQDHQFSYERAHQFGLFERETAEAMKDLYSENRTESYYGGGRPTEEQAEAMADLAGAVHQFAVSQIREGGVCLCD; this is translated from the coding sequence ATGAGTAACGGCTCGGACCCGACCGCTGTGCTCACAGCACTCGACCGTGCACAGGATGCCTTCGAGATGGTCGGACGCGGGCGAACAGCGTTCGAGGACGGGATTAGTGCCGACGAAGACTGGAAGACACAGTTGACGAAAGCGTGCCGCCTCCTCGAGGTCGTTGACACTCTCCAGTCACAGGATGGGTACTACACGGCCGTCATCGAGGTCTGTTTCGGCGCGATCGAACGGTCGATCGAGGCGTACGCGCTCGCGATGACGAACGATACGCTTCAGGACTTTCAGGACCACCAGTTCAGCTACGAGCGTGCCCACCAATTCGGGCTGTTTGAGCGGGAGACTGCAGAGGCGATGAAGGACCTCTACAGCGAGAACCGGACAGAGAGTTATTACGGCGGCGGGCGTCCAACCGAAGAGCAGGCGGAAGCAATGGCTGACCTCGCCGGCGCTGTCCATCAGTTCGCAGTGAGCCAGATCCGGGAAGGCGGCGTCTGTCTGTGTGACTGA
- a CDS encoding heavy metal-associated domain-containing protein, protein MTTTISVEGMTCGHCEQTVEETLQEIPGVTDATADREAEQAKVDGDADASVLVEAVEDAGYTAHA, encoded by the coding sequence ATGACGACGACCATCAGCGTTGAGGGGATGACCTGTGGCCACTGTGAACAGACAGTAGAAGAAACGCTTCAAGAGATACCTGGTGTGACCGACGCGACCGCAGACCGGGAAGCTGAACAGGCGAAGGTGGATGGTGACGCCGACGCCTCGGTCCTCGTTGAGGCTGTCGAAGACGCCGGTTACACTGCCCACGCCTAA
- a CDS encoding copper-translocating P-type ATPase — protein sequence MDDHKDTAENSQGGEDQQDTTSHQHEHGDLDEAVAESDEEGVEQELLEDEAHHTAAGEMASHEQHEHAGHEGDGHGHDSHEGHGEGHGGMHEGHEQMFRRRFFVSTLLSIPVLLYSEMLQEWLGFSVPAFPGSEWINPVFAVIVFAYGGVPFLKMAVPELKDRSPGMMTLISMAISVAFVYSLASVVFPTQSAFFWELVTLIDIMLLGHWIEMRSVRRASSAVDELAKLMPDTAERITDDGDTEEVPVSELSEGDLVLVRPGASVPADGTVEEGDSDVNESMITGESKPVSKEPGDEVIGGTINGDGSLRVRVGATGEETTLAGIMRLVEEAQQSKSKTQVLADRAAGWLFYVALGAAVVTGIAWTVAVSFDVTVIERVVTVLVIACPHALGLAIPLVVAINTSLAAQNGMLVRDRIAMEDARNLDAIIFDKTGTLTEGEHGVVDMATVNGVDEDDALGLAAAVESDSEHMIARAIREAADERDLTTPDATAFEAIKGRGVRANVDGNEVYVGGPNLLTQLDSEIPDHLQRFADEAGQNAQTVVYLVRDGELIAAFAMADVIREESFRVVDALHDLGIEVAMLTGDSQDVANAVADELGIGTVFAEVLPEDKDEKVQELQDQGKLVGMVGDGVNDAPALTRADVGIAIGSGTDVAVQSADVILVQNNPMDVVRLVKLSKASYRKMQENIVWAAGYNVFAIPLAAGVLAPIGILLSPAVGALLMSLSTVIVAINAQLLRRVDLSIPELPGGTPATDAQPAD from the coding sequence ATGGACGACCACAAAGATACAGCTGAGAATTCCCAGGGCGGAGAGGACCAGCAGGACACCACCAGTCACCAGCACGAACACGGCGACCTCGATGAAGCGGTCGCGGAATCTGACGAGGAAGGGGTAGAACAGGAGCTACTGGAGGACGAGGCTCACCACACTGCGGCAGGTGAGATGGCGTCCCACGAGCAGCACGAGCACGCCGGCCACGAGGGCGACGGCCACGGCCACGATTCCCACGAGGGACACGGCGAGGGCCATGGCGGGATGCACGAAGGCCACGAGCAGATGTTCCGGCGGCGCTTCTTCGTCTCGACGCTCCTGTCGATTCCCGTCCTCCTGTACAGCGAAATGCTACAGGAGTGGCTCGGGTTCTCCGTCCCGGCATTCCCGGGGAGCGAATGGATCAACCCCGTCTTCGCGGTCATCGTCTTCGCGTATGGTGGGGTCCCGTTCCTCAAGATGGCAGTGCCGGAGCTGAAAGATCGGTCGCCGGGGATGATGACGTTGATCTCGATGGCCATCTCGGTCGCGTTCGTCTACAGTCTCGCGAGCGTAGTATTCCCGACGCAGTCGGCGTTCTTCTGGGAGCTCGTGACGTTGATCGACATCATGCTGCTGGGGCACTGGATCGAGATGCGGTCGGTGCGCCGTGCCTCGAGCGCGGTCGACGAGCTGGCGAAGCTGATGCCCGACACCGCAGAGCGAATTACTGATGATGGAGACACCGAGGAAGTCCCCGTCAGTGAGCTCTCGGAAGGCGACCTCGTGCTCGTCCGGCCGGGCGCGAGTGTCCCTGCTGACGGCACCGTCGAGGAGGGCGATTCGGACGTCAACGAGTCGATGATCACGGGCGAGTCCAAGCCCGTCTCGAAGGAGCCCGGTGACGAGGTCATCGGCGGCACCATCAACGGCGATGGTAGTCTCCGCGTCCGTGTTGGCGCGACGGGTGAGGAGACGACACTCGCGGGCATCATGCGTCTCGTCGAGGAAGCCCAGCAGAGCAAGTCCAAGACGCAGGTACTGGCCGACCGGGCGGCCGGCTGGCTGTTCTACGTCGCGCTCGGGGCGGCAGTCGTGACGGGGATTGCGTGGACCGTCGCGGTCTCGTTCGACGTGACCGTCATCGAACGCGTCGTCACGGTACTCGTCATCGCCTGCCCACACGCTCTCGGGCTCGCCATCCCGCTGGTCGTCGCCATCAACACGTCGCTCGCCGCTCAGAACGGGATGCTCGTTCGCGACCGCATCGCGATGGAGGATGCGCGGAACCTTGACGCGATCATCTTCGACAAGACAGGGACGCTCACCGAGGGCGAACACGGCGTCGTGGATATGGCGACCGTCAACGGCGTCGACGAGGACGACGCGCTCGGGCTGGCGGCAGCCGTCGAGAGCGACTCCGAGCACATGATCGCGCGAGCGATTCGCGAGGCCGCCGACGAGCGAGACCTAACTACTCCCGACGCGACCGCCTTCGAGGCGATCAAAGGCCGAGGGGTTCGCGCGAACGTCGACGGAAACGAGGTGTACGTCGGTGGGCCGAACCTGTTGACCCAGCTCGATAGCGAGATCCCCGACCATCTCCAGCGCTTCGCTGACGAGGCCGGACAGAACGCCCAGACAGTGGTGTATCTCGTTCGTGACGGAGAGCTAATTGCCGCCTTCGCGATGGCCGACGTGATCCGCGAGGAGAGTTTCCGCGTCGTCGACGCGCTCCACGATCTGGGTATCGAGGTGGCGATGCTGACGGGGGACTCCCAGGACGTCGCCAACGCCGTCGCCGACGAACTGGGCATCGGCACGGTGTTCGCGGAGGTCCTCCCCGAAGACAAAGACGAGAAAGTCCAGGAGCTCCAGGACCAGGGGAAGCTGGTGGGGATGGTCGGCGACGGCGTGAACGATGCGCCGGCGCTGACGCGGGCCGACGTCGGCATCGCGATCGGGAGCGGCACCGACGTCGCAGTCCAGTCGGCCGACGTCATCCTCGTCCAGAACAACCCCATGGACGTCGTTCGGCTGGTGAAGCTCAGTAAGGCGAGCTATCGGAAGATGCAGGAGAACATCGTCTGGGCCGCCGGGTACAACGTGTTCGCGATTCCGCTCGCAGCAGGCGTCTTGGCACCGATCGGGATTCTGCTCTCCCCCGCTGTGGGTGCGCTCCTGATGTCGCTGAGTACGGTGATCGTCGCGATCAACGCCCAGCTGCTCCGCCGCGTGGACCTGTCCATCCCCGAGCTTCCAGGCGGGACACCAGCGACTGACGCACAACCTGCAGACTGA
- a CDS encoding nucleotidyltransferase domain-containing protein, whose protein sequence is MNRETDSTNSSGAAISLSIPPSDPTLFKHKATSDVLLFLTNHRFSDFSLRELATQIGHSHQSVRRAVNVLSANDLVVESAESNQRLVQINRQRLSIPDDPILRIPQPEYHQPVKAAVTELRENINDVVGIILYGSVARGEADRRSDIDLWVLTRSGRAESQREANTIARDLEDTEFDGDRYAYDIDVEAVQAIPAYTEDIREIVVSGIPVYKTNDFETVENLLLEEGATDE, encoded by the coding sequence ATGAACCGCGAGACGGATAGTACGAATTCGTCTGGAGCAGCTATTTCTCTTTCAATACCCCCTTCAGATCCGACTTTATTCAAACACAAGGCGACGAGCGACGTCCTTCTCTTTTTAACAAACCACCGATTCAGTGACTTCTCACTGCGAGAACTCGCGACACAGATCGGTCACTCACACCAGTCTGTCCGACGGGCAGTAAACGTTCTCAGCGCGAACGACTTGGTCGTCGAATCGGCCGAAAGCAATCAGCGACTCGTCCAGATCAACAGACAGCGCCTGTCGATTCCAGACGATCCGATCCTCCGGATCCCCCAACCAGAGTATCATCAACCCGTCAAAGCTGCGGTTACGGAGCTTCGTGAGAACATCAACGACGTCGTCGGCATCATCCTCTATGGGAGTGTGGCTCGAGGCGAGGCTGACCGACGGAGCGATATCGATCTCTGGGTGCTAACCCGGTCTGGGCGGGCCGAAAGCCAACGAGAAGCGAACACCATTGCCCGTGACCTCGAAGACACGGAGTTCGATGGTGACCGATACGCCTACGATATCGATGTCGAGGCCGTCCAGGCGATCCCGGCGTACACCGAAGACATCCGAGAGATCGTCGTTTCAGGGATTCCGGTCTACAAGACGAATGACTTCGAAACCGTCGAGAACCTCCTCTTGGAGGAAGGTGCCACTGATGAGTAA
- a CDS encoding SHOCT domain-containing protein encodes MASSNQLDTTTILLLILGAFILLPLLMMGMGFGGMMGYGGMMGQYGSTGGWWPVIGMLVPLVFLVALLGGGYLLFRRVSKTQTSDNPAMEELRLAYARGDLTDEEFESRRNKLEQSE; translated from the coding sequence ATGGCTTCATCGAATCAACTGGACACAACGACGATACTGCTACTGATCCTCGGAGCGTTCATCCTCCTTCCGTTGCTCATGATGGGGATGGGCTTCGGCGGGATGATGGGATACGGGGGAATGATGGGCCAGTACGGTAGTACCGGCGGCTGGTGGCCCGTTATCGGAATGCTTGTTCCACTCGTCTTCCTCGTTGCGCTTCTTGGCGGGGGCTATCTCCTCTTCAGACGGGTAAGCAAAACACAAACCTCTGACAATCCCGCGATGGAAGAATTACGTCTGGCGTACGCCCGTGGCGATCTCACGGACGAAGAGTTCGAATCCCGCCGAAACAAACTCGAACAATCAGAGTGA
- a CDS encoding multicopper oxidase family protein, whose amino-acid sequence MTSSGLSRRKLLQLSGISTLGALAGCASPLPGTDDGGGRAVTPRPTVTADPDTSVSLTATSGTIRPASDTSTTTWLYDGQYPGPELRVQEGDVLSVELANDLQEETTIHWHGIPVANPVDGVPNVTQEPVASGDTFTYKFRAEPAGTYFYHSHVGLQLDRGLLGPLIVEERDPHVEYDREYVVVLDDYLSGEPRLPSDGGMGGGGMGGMMGDVRPPYEGLLINGQLPENPPTFDVTEGDRIRFRFVNAGSATVFGVRIAGHEMSVTHADGQPVEPVEADSFVFGAGERYDVVVEATNPGRWFVQANALDGNEPPARAVVEYESTDGSSTPQPPSSSSNRLEYGDLQALSSLDGVSGDPDRTFDLTLSRGRNQSYTWTIDGQAYPDADPLQIRPGEHVRIRMTNQSPVIHPMHLHGHFFQVGNAIKDTVMVPGHRGQVTLDFHADNPGRWLFHCHNLYHLDAGMARVVEYVE is encoded by the coding sequence ATGACCTCCTCGGGACTTTCTCGCCGTAAACTCCTCCAATTATCGGGGATCTCGACTCTCGGAGCGCTTGCGGGGTGTGCCAGTCCGCTACCAGGCACCGACGATGGTGGGGGTCGTGCGGTGACCCCTCGTCCAACTGTCACAGCTGATCCAGATACATCGGTCAGCCTCACTGCGACGTCTGGGACCATTCGACCAGCTTCGGATACGTCGACGACTACGTGGCTATACGATGGACAGTATCCGGGCCCAGAGTTGCGCGTGCAGGAGGGTGACGTGCTCAGCGTAGAACTGGCTAATGACCTGCAGGAGGAGACGACGATTCACTGGCACGGGATTCCTGTTGCGAATCCGGTCGACGGCGTCCCGAACGTGACGCAAGAGCCGGTTGCATCCGGTGATACATTCACATACAAGTTCCGTGCTGAACCCGCTGGGACGTATTTTTACCACAGCCACGTCGGACTCCAACTCGATCGTGGATTACTCGGCCCTCTGATCGTTGAAGAACGTGACCCACACGTCGAGTACGACCGCGAGTACGTCGTCGTGCTCGACGATTACCTCTCTGGAGAACCTCGTCTTCCGTCGGACGGTGGGATGGGTGGCGGTGGAATGGGTGGAATGATGGGAGACGTTCGACCGCCATACGAGGGGCTTTTGATCAACGGTCAACTGCCCGAGAATCCCCCGACGTTCGACGTAACGGAGGGCGATCGGATTCGCTTTCGGTTCGTGAATGCCGGCAGTGCGACAGTCTTCGGTGTGCGAATCGCTGGACACGAGATGTCGGTGACCCACGCCGATGGCCAGCCCGTCGAACCGGTTGAGGCCGACTCGTTCGTTTTTGGTGCTGGTGAACGGTACGATGTCGTCGTGGAAGCGACGAACCCGGGGCGATGGTTCGTTCAGGCGAACGCACTCGACGGGAACGAACCACCGGCCAGAGCTGTCGTTGAGTATGAATCCACTGACGGTTCGAGCACTCCACAGCCTCCATCATCTTCGAGTAACAGATTGGAATACGGCGACCTGCAAGCACTCTCCTCGCTCGACGGTGTGAGTGGAGATCCCGACCGGACGTTCGATCTGACGCTCTCTCGCGGTAGAAACCAGTCCTACACGTGGACGATAGACGGACAAGCCTATCCGGATGCCGACCCGCTTCAGATTCGGCCTGGGGAACACGTCCGAATTCGGATGACCAATCAGAGCCCGGTCATCCATCCGATGCACCTTCACGGCCACTTCTTCCAGGTCGGCAACGCGATCAAAGACACGGTTATGGTCCCTGGACATCGAGGACAGGTGACACTGGACTTCCACGCGGATAACCCCGGTCGGTGGTTGTTCCACTGTCACAATCTGTACCACCTCGATGCGGGGATGGCGCGTGTTGTGGAATACGTCGAATGA
- a CDS encoding phage integrase SAM-like domain-containing protein, with the protein MDRNTPTEQTPLTSLSESFERYLQDKGKGRGGDGGNYRRNAARELKRFAEWAAGDRGDDDWTGIVPEDVDRDPTFEDLDERVFREYARHLAGDRGLKQNTVQTYYRYISAWCGWCVNEGYLEAHYAQRASAMAPLPEDDGRKPGDQQAWTSEQRHALTRHVDERARDAVEAYTTLLEDTDPLDKQRGRYAALKAARDRALVFVLAYTAVRVGELLRDPNDPRRRGVRWEDLSLDDGSMDVYRKKQQWDAASLPDPVISPLRSYRQLMDPPTDRWPVFPTFDQRTLAELVREELADRGERPEVIAEGRDEYARDLLLALDEDIRPPSITTDGARSILQRLSETAEIDIDHPKHDYLAPHGGRRGMGEVLVRAFGYTVAARYLDNSEEMVRERYSHIEAGELGDVATEALDEIEPRPQG; encoded by the coding sequence ATGGACCGGAATACACCGACGGAACAGACGCCATTGACCTCACTCTCCGAGTCGTTCGAGCGCTACCTCCAGGACAAGGGGAAAGGCCGCGGCGGCGACGGCGGGAACTATCGACGGAACGCAGCCCGCGAGCTCAAGCGGTTCGCCGAGTGGGCAGCCGGTGACCGCGGTGACGACGACTGGACCGGGATCGTCCCCGAGGACGTCGACCGCGACCCCACCTTCGAGGACCTCGACGAACGCGTGTTCCGGGAATATGCCCGGCATCTCGCCGGCGATCGAGGACTCAAACAGAACACGGTACAAACCTATTATCGCTATATCTCTGCGTGGTGCGGGTGGTGTGTCAACGAGGGATATCTCGAAGCGCATTACGCCCAGCGGGCGAGTGCGATGGCGCCGCTGCCAGAGGACGACGGCCGCAAGCCCGGCGACCAGCAGGCCTGGACGTCCGAACAGCGCCACGCCCTCACCCGCCACGTTGACGAACGGGCCCGCGACGCCGTCGAGGCGTACACGACCCTTCTAGAGGATACTGACCCCCTCGACAAGCAGCGAGGACGCTACGCGGCGCTGAAGGCAGCTCGTGACCGGGCTCTGGTGTTCGTCCTCGCATACACCGCCGTCCGCGTCGGCGAACTCCTCCGGGACCCGAATGATCCGCGCCGCCGCGGTGTTCGCTGGGAGGACCTCTCCCTCGACGACGGGAGTATGGACGTCTACCGGAAGAAACAGCAGTGGGACGCCGCCAGTCTTCCCGATCCGGTGATCTCGCCACTCCGGAGCTACCGCCAGCTGATGGACCCACCCACGGATCGATGGCCGGTGTTTCCGACGTTCGATCAACGGACGCTCGCGGAGCTCGTCCGGGAAGAGTTAGCCGACCGAGGGGAACGCCCAGAGGTAATTGCTGAGGGGCGTGATGAGTACGCTCGCGACCTCCTGCTGGCGCTCGATGAGGACATTCGGCCGCCGTCCATTACGACGGACGGCGCACGGTCGATTCTCCAACGGCTCTCGGAGACTGCAGAGATCGATATCGACCACCCGAAACACGATTATCTTGCTCCGCACGGTGGTCGGCGTGGGATGGGTGAGGTTCTCGTTCGAGCATTCGGATATACTGTCGCCGCCCGGTATCTCGATAATTCGGAGGAGATGGTTCGGGAGCGATACTCGCATATCGAGGCCGGCGAACTGGGAGACGTGGCGACAGAAGCACTCGATGAAATCGAACCACGACCTCAGGGCTGA
- a CDS encoding MarR family transcriptional regulator: MNRRRADAVAGALVAAVLIVGGVLTWQAYQQQQAFEQMGSMMGTSMGAVHGTNPLLYVLGTLLVSAVVGGGYLVVRDEFTTTEVADRSQTGMANQTDSESIESQDWPVQSEGKINPESQPQARVLDLLPDDERRILEPVLSSPGITQIELRDRSNFSKSKVSQTVSALEKRGLLYRERQGRTYRIYPSDDLQQKQAN; encoded by the coding sequence ATGAATCGACGGCGAGCCGATGCCGTAGCCGGTGCCTTGGTCGCTGCCGTCCTCATAGTCGGTGGTGTGCTCACCTGGCAAGCGTACCAGCAACAGCAGGCCTTCGAGCAGATGGGCTCGATGATGGGTACGTCGATGGGTGCGGTTCACGGAACGAACCCACTCTTGTACGTTCTCGGAACGCTTCTTGTTTCGGCTGTCGTTGGTGGGGGCTATCTCGTGGTTCGGGACGAGTTCACTACCACAGAGGTAGCCGATCGCTCACAGACTGGCATGGCGAATCAAACCGATTCTGAGAGTATCGAATCGCAGGATTGGCCCGTTCAATCAGAGGGAAAAATCAATCCGGAGTCCCAGCCACAGGCTCGCGTATTGGACCTCTTGCCGGATGATGAACGCCGAATTCTTGAACCGGTCCTCTCGTCGCCCGGTATCACACAGATCGAACTCCGGGATCGCTCGAACTTCTCGAAAAGCAAGGTCAGTCAGACGGTGAGTGCCCTCGAGAAGCGCGGCTTACTGTACCGCGAGCGACAAGGGCGAACGTATCGCATCTATCCGAGCGACGACTTACAACAGAAACAGGCGAACTAG
- a CDS encoding AsnC family transcriptional regulator — MRDLDETDLEIIQLLMLDARRPYSEIADVVDLSAPAVSDRVERLQEMGIINRFTLDVDRSQLRGGIPVLITLDVESASHSAASIKDDLIDEGAIEHVFTTAEADLVLYARVPDTDIASWLADTIDTGAVDDFEVTLLAGANWAPELGETEFALSCAQCGNTVDSEGTATRIDGELYQFCCPSCEARFEEKYEQLREEAD; from the coding sequence ATGCGCGACTTGGACGAAACTGACCTCGAGATTATTCAGCTACTGATGTTGGACGCTCGTCGACCGTATAGTGAGATCGCAGATGTTGTAGACCTCTCAGCGCCAGCTGTGTCGGACCGAGTCGAACGGCTACAAGAGATGGGAATTATTAATCGGTTCACGCTTGACGTCGATCGCTCACAGCTCCGCGGCGGAATTCCGGTCCTGATTACGCTCGATGTCGAATCAGCCAGCCATAGCGCTGCATCGATCAAAGACGATCTCATCGACGAAGGCGCCATCGAACACGTATTTACCACCGCCGAAGCGGACCTAGTCCTGTACGCCAGAGTTCCAGATACAGACATCGCAAGCTGGCTTGCGGATACCATCGACACCGGAGCAGTCGACGACTTTGAGGTAACGCTTCTCGCAGGCGCTAACTGGGCACCAGAATTGGGGGAAACGGAGTTCGCGCTCTCCTGCGCTCAGTGTGGAAATACAGTTGACAGTGAAGGAACAGCCACCCGCATCGATGGAGAGCTGTACCAGTTCTGTTGTCCATCGTGTGAGGCTCGGTTTGAGGAGAAGTACGAGCAACTCCGAGAAGAGGCTGACTGA
- a CDS encoding permease has product MQVTMVEGIFEALRIGVGFLWTAAWAIIMGLTITSLVQVYVSKERMAQVLGDGDLSGLTKATAFGAASSGCSFGAVAIGKGLFKKGAHAVNFLAFMFASTNLIVELGLMILILLGWEFLVAELLGGLILIAVMAVIVHFTLPENLFDEVRETLNERDRETGVTEDPTCGMEGKDEYTLTTDGGETLKFCSEGCMETYRQETSSRGGWRDELLSWGGWYKVGNQYRKEWSMIWKDIVAGFLISGFVIVFVPQWVWNTLFIQGDGLLVTAENAIMGVTIAVLSFVGSMGNVPFAVALWGGGVSFAGIIAFVYADLITIPVLNVYRKYYGWKIMLYILGVFFVTMAFTGFLMELLFDALGIVPDLAGGETATEQTYFKLNYTFYLNLIAFALSGFLLYVYRRGLGAPGQYRDPVCGMRTDDSEPSATHDGETYYFCSQTCKETFEKDPDEFAHQHPEAGASQDHDHH; this is encoded by the coding sequence ATGCAGGTGACGATGGTTGAGGGAATCTTCGAAGCCCTCCGAATCGGTGTCGGGTTCCTCTGGACGGCGGCGTGGGCGATCATTATGGGCCTCACGATCACGAGTCTCGTCCAGGTCTACGTCTCCAAGGAGCGAATGGCACAGGTGCTGGGCGACGGTGATCTGAGCGGGCTCACCAAGGCGACTGCGTTCGGCGCGGCGAGCAGCGGCTGCAGTTTCGGCGCTGTCGCTATCGGGAAGGGACTGTTCAAGAAGGGAGCACACGCGGTCAACTTTCTCGCGTTCATGTTCGCGTCGACGAATCTCATCGTCGAGCTCGGATTGATGATTCTGATTCTGCTTGGTTGGGAGTTCCTAGTCGCAGAGTTACTCGGTGGACTCATTCTCATCGCTGTGATGGCAGTAATCGTCCACTTCACGCTCCCTGAGAATCTCTTCGACGAGGTCCGGGAGACGCTCAACGAGCGCGACCGTGAGACGGGTGTCACCGAAGACCCGACCTGCGGGATGGAAGGCAAAGACGAGTATACGCTCACGACCGACGGCGGTGAGACGCTCAAATTCTGCTCGGAGGGCTGTATGGAGACCTACCGCCAGGAGACGTCGAGTCGCGGCGGGTGGCGTGACGAGTTGTTGTCGTGGGGTGGCTGGTACAAAGTCGGGAATCAGTACCGCAAGGAGTGGTCGATGATCTGGAAGGACATCGTCGCTGGCTTCCTTATTTCTGGGTTCGTCATCGTCTTCGTCCCGCAGTGGGTGTGGAACACGCTGTTCATTCAGGGCGACGGCCTGCTCGTGACCGCCGAGAACGCAATTATGGGTGTCACCATAGCCGTCCTCAGTTTCGTTGGCAGTATGGGTAACGTCCCGTTCGCCGTCGCGCTGTGGGGCGGTGGCGTCAGCTTCGCCGGGATCATCGCGTTCGTCTACGCCGACCTCATCACGATTCCCGTGCTGAACGTCTACCGGAAGTACTACGGCTGGAAGATCATGCTGTACATCCTCGGCGTCTTTTTCGTGACGATGGCGTTCACCGGCTTCCTCATGGAGCTGCTGTTCGACGCGCTGGGAATCGTTCCGGATCTGGCGGGCGGCGAGACGGCGACCGAGCAGACGTACTTCAAACTCAACTACACGTTCTATCTCAACCTCATCGCGTTCGCGCTCTCCGGGTTCCTGCTGTATGTTTATCGTCGCGGTCTCGGTGCGCCCGGCCAGTACCGCGACCCCGTCTGTGGGATGCGGACTGACGATAGCGAGCCATCGGCGACGCACGACGGCGAGACGTACTACTTCTGCTCGCAGACCTGTAAGGAGACGTTCGAAAAGGACCCAGATGAATTCGCCCATCAACACCCAGAGGCGGGAGCGTCTCAGGATCATGACCACCATTGA
- a CDS encoding SHOCT domain-containing protein, which produces MTQLTTHLGRTARRLAILAIPLLVAATGTASAHGGGSYGGGMMGGSGWGLFGGAMGLWGLLWMGLLIAVPLYLVYALLNRGSGGNDEQSLSVLRKRYARGEIDDDEFERRRKQLERTG; this is translated from the coding sequence ATGACGCAACTTACCACTCATCTCGGACGCACTGCTCGCCGCCTCGCGATCCTCGCCATCCCGCTGCTGGTCGCGGCGACTGGAACGGCTTCCGCCCACGGCGGCGGGAGCTATGGCGGCGGGATGATGGGCGGAAGCGGCTGGGGCCTCTTCGGCGGAGCGATGGGGCTCTGGGGACTCCTCTGGATGGGACTCCTCATCGCCGTTCCGCTCTACCTCGTCTATGCGCTCCTCAACCGAGGATCCGGTGGGAACGATGAGCAGTCGTTGTCGGTTCTACGCAAGCGGTACGCCCGTGGCGAGATCGACGACGATGAATTCGAACGGCGGCGAAAACAGCTCGAACGTACCGGATGA
- a CDS encoding DUF302 domain-containing protein produces the protein MEYTIQTTVAGEFDDVVDATNAALTDEGFGVLCDIDIQATLKEKLGEEFRQYRILGACNPPLAYEGLTEEIELGALLPCNVIVYETDDGDIVVSAVDPEQLVGIADNDALDPIATEVTERFDRVLAAVRDEFDPASEA, from the coding sequence ATGGAATACACAATACAGACCACAGTCGCTGGCGAATTCGACGACGTCGTTGATGCAACGAACGCTGCACTCACGGACGAGGGATTCGGTGTCCTCTGTGATATCGACATTCAGGCGACACTCAAGGAGAAGCTTGGCGAAGAGTTCCGTCAGTATCGCATCCTCGGTGCGTGTAACCCTCCGCTAGCATACGAAGGGTTAACCGAGGAAATCGAGCTTGGTGCGCTCTTGCCCTGTAACGTCATCGTCTATGAGACTGATGACGGCGACATCGTGGTGAGTGCGGTCGATCCGGAGCAGTTGGTCGGGATTGCTGATAACGACGCGCTTGATCCCATCGCAACTGAGGTCACCGAGCGATTTGATCGTGTACTGGCAGCTGTTAGAGACGAGTTCGACCCCGCGTCGGAGGCCTGA